A window of the Balaenoptera acutorostrata chromosome 13, mBalAcu1.1, whole genome shotgun sequence genome harbors these coding sequences:
- the LOC130704629 gene encoding endothelial differentiation-related factor 1-like — protein KGPMAAQAKSKSSSLAAQRGGEDVEASKKRAAGQNKQHWITKNTAELDLETEELHHDRVTLEVGRGIQQGRQSEGLTQKDLATKTNEKSQVVADRERGQAIPNNQVLGEIERAIGLKLRGKAIGKPIEKGPRAK, from the coding sequence aagggccctATGGCCGCCCAGGCCAAGTCCAAGTCCTCCTCTCTAGCAGCTcagagaggaggagaagatgTGGAGGCTTCCAAGAAACGGGCCGCCGGCCAGAACAAGCAGCATTGGATAACCAAGAACACAGCCGAGCTGGACCTGGAGACTGAGGAGCTGCACCACGACCGGGTGAccctggaggtgggcagggggatCCAGCAGGGCCGGCAGAGCGAAGGGCTGACGCAGAAGGACCTGGCGACGAAAACCAACGAAAAGTCACAAGTCGTCGCTGACCGTGAGAGGGGCCAGGCCATTCCTAACAACCAGGTTCTGGGCGAAATCGAGAGAGCCATCGGCCTTAAGCTCCGGGGGAAAGCCATTGGGAAGCCGATCGAGAAGGGGCCGAGGGCGAAATGA